The Cryptomeria japonica unplaced genomic scaffold, Sugi_1.0 HiC_scaffold_492, whole genome shotgun sequence genome contains the following window.
ttggactAATAGCTATTCTAAAAACTTACATTGTTAGTAAAAAGGAAATAACTTTTCCGATGCAGAGATTCAAGGAATTAGGTGCTTTTCTGGCATCCCTCGGTCATTCATAGGTAAAGCAAAATGGTACCAAAACAACATACTTACACATAAATTAGAGAATAGAGAAGATGCAATAAAAACAAAGAATTACTAATTTAGATGGACAAGAGATAGCATGATATCTACcatttgtaaacataaaatttgatTGAACATGTACATCTTTTGAAAAACAATgattaacaacaacaaaaaattctaaattatattaaaaaacaaCCAACACGTGAATTTATATGTTTTTCAAAAACTTAACCTAATAAATTAGATGTAAAATGTTTATTAACCAATGTAAAAGCCTAAAAATGATACAAGTGGGAGAGGTCTGTTTCCAACTTCTTATGTCATATTAATAGCAGGTGAACTCACCACGTCAAACTATAAAAGAGACTTACCATTCATAGGCAACTCAACTTTTAGGGGTGAAGCTTTTCCACGATAATGGATCTTTCACGGGGCTGCTATAGCCAGGCTGTCAATTAACGAATAGCAATCCGTTTTTCTTACTTTTTCATATCTGTATAAAATTTACATTATAATAATATTCAACTAGATAATTACCATTCTTGGCAAAGTGGATTGATGGAAGGAAACTTCAAAGCACGTAGTTATCTCTGTGAAGTAATCTCAACGTAATCTAGAATTTCCTTGTCTTGGAATGCTCAATTGTATCAGATACTTTGCTTGTGTGGTTCAAAATCCATACGCTATTAATCACAAAAAGACTTGGTTGATATTGTAGATAAGTCTAGGATGTAATGTGTTGCTTCAACTGTTAGGGGATGTGTCAGGAAAACCTAGCGTCAGATTCTTCCACTTGAGGTGATGTTTTGAATAGTTCAAATGAAAAGGAAAGAGAGAGCAATGCTTGGTAATATTCTGTAGAGCGTATTGACTCGTTGAAGACAATTCAATGATCATGCTGTTATATACCACATCTTCCCCTCCTCTAATACATACCCAAAAGTGTTTCCGCTAGCTTTCTCCCCTCATCTAGTAACTCTTAGACTACTCTTCTGAAATGGAAGCGAGTCTGCTGGTTATTCCTTTCGTCATATTGTTTTTATCTGTTAGAGCTAATAGGGATGGGTTAAAGGTAGGTTTTTATAGCCAAACATGCCCTAAGGCCGAGGAGATTATCAATGAAACTGTTGCCAAAGCAGTTAAAGCAAATCCTGGTGTACCAGCTGCTCTTATAAGATTGCACTTCCATGATTGCTTTGTGAGAGTAAGTATTCTAATATTGAATTTCATCCCTTATTTCATGATTGATTATGTTAGTTAGTAACAGTGATGGGTGATAAAATGCAGGGCTGCGATGGATCAATTCTCCTTGATTCCACAGCAGACAACGTAGCGGAGAAGGACTCCTTTGTCAACAATCTGAACCCGGTGGGCTACGACATAATTGATGAAGCCAAGTCCAAACTGGAAGCCAAATGTGCGGGTGTCCTTTCTTGTGCCGACATAGTGGCATACGCTGCAAGAGATAGTGCTTACCAAGTATGTATTCTTAACATTAATAATAATATCAGAATTATGTAGCAGTAATAATGGCTTAACATATATTCCAACGAATGCAAATTCAGGCTGGTGGGTTATTTTGGGCGGTTGAAGGCGGTCGAAGAGACGGGAGGACATCTCTCGCAATAGAGCCCCCATTGAATCTTCCTTGTCCCTCATTTGATGTAAACCAGTTGACACAAATTTTTGCCACAAAGAATTTGACGCAGGAGGACATGGTCACTCTCTCAGGTACACCTGCATATTTCCTAATGACGCTTAATGAATTCATTAAAATCTCTTCTACATTATATCTAATATAAACCATCTCAATGCTTTGCAGGTGCCCATTCAATTGGGGCTTCTCACTGTGCTTCATTCAGTGTAGATCGTCTGTACTACTTCAACGGGAGTGGTGGTCAAGACCCTTCCATGAACTGCCACTATGCTGTTAAGCTAAAGGCCATATGCACCCCCTCGGCTTCACCAGAGGCCGTTGCTTTACTGGATCCTTTCACTCCCACTAAGCTGGACGTGAATTACTACATAAACTTGCAGTACAATCTTGGACTGTTGAAATCTGATCAGGCGTTGATGTTAGATGATGCCACCTCCCGAGAGGTGAAGATTAACGCCAAGTATCCAAccatttggaggaagaaattcggACGAGCAATGGTAAAGATGGGTGCATTTGACGTGTTGACAGGAACGCAGGGAGAGATAAGGAAAAAGTGCCGTTTCCGGAACTAGCGGATTCCTGCGCCCTAAGGAGAGTTTAAAGttgcttgacattttttttttaaacatttctgGTAAATTGTGTTAGAAAATGTGATTTATTCCTCACATTTTTTATTATCAATATATTAATGATGATGGAAGGTCAAGTCATGTCATATTGTGGAGTAAAAGTGAGGAGAATAACTAAGGTTAAATTAAACTTAGAAATATGGGAACAAGTCTAAGTACAAGCCATGTCTTATTGTATAAGGCCATGTCAAATgaaatcagaagattgcagaacaagTCATTCATGCATGCCATGTCATATTATACAAGTCAAGTCAAGTCAAATTAGATTAAAGACTAAATTTCAAGTCATGTTAGAAGCTTAAAGTACAAATCATGAGTTAATGTCATATCACGTAGCAAGTTAAGTAGGAAACTTGAAGGTAAAATTATGTGTATTCTTCTACCTTGTTTTCCCTTTAAAGTATTATTCTCTTTCATTTGtttctttatttcatttcattttgaacAACATTCTCATCCTTAAAAAGCATAGACCTCTTTTGTACAAATAGTTTGATTGtattgtttgtttttttaaatcaaaaatatCTATTTTGTGTCTTTGTTatgataaaaaatttgaaaattgtctttagaaaaatttcagaaaaaatcatTTTGTGCCCTTGTTATTGACAAATAAGTGTTAATTCAAATATTATTTCACTAGTAATTTCTTATTCATATTTGAAGCAAAAGggcacttttttttttcaaattcctaataataaaaaaatagaaaatttgagCTTCCATTAATGAGCATTGAAGAAAATTGTTGCcttttatataatttaatatatatatagttaaaaaaCAAAATTGAATGTTGGAATTGAATTTGTTTTGGAATTGGGTATTTCATATCTTCTCCATGGAATTTAATTGtgaataatttaaaataatgtttAAAATATTGTGTCAAAGCATTGTGCCTTGCTTCCATGCCACACTCAATTGTGTTTAGTCGTGAAG
Protein-coding sequences here:
- the LOC131074112 gene encoding peroxidase 5, giving the protein MEASLLVIPFVILFLSVRANRDGLKVGFYSQTCPKAEEIINETVAKAVKANPGVPAALIRLHFHDCFVRGCDGSILLDSTADNVAEKDSFVNNLNPVGYDIIDEAKSKLEAKCAGVLSCADIVAYAARDSAYQAGGLFWAVEGGRRDGRTSLAIEPPLNLPCPSFDVNQLTQIFATKNLTQEDMVTLSGAHSIGASHCASFSVDRLYYFNGSGGQDPSMNCHYAVKLKAICTPSASPEAVALLDPFTPTKLDVNYYINLQYNLGLLKSDQALMLDDATSREVKINAKYPTIWRKKFGRAMVKMGAFDVLTGTQGEIRKKCRFRN